Part of the Acidimicrobiia bacterium genome, CAAAGAACGAACGAGCGTAGGAGCGAGCTCGTGCGTTGGTGCGAGGCAATTCCCTCACCCGTGCCTCCTCTTCCGCCCACTGGTCGAGCGGGAAGACGAAAAGGCAGCGTTCCTGCCCTTTGGTGATGACGCAGCCATCGGAGAAGTGATCGCGGAACTTGGCGGGCAGCACGAGGCGGCCTTTGGGGTCCAGTGTGTGTTGGTATTCACCGACGAGCACTTGTCTTGGTTCCTGTCGTTCATGAGCGGGGTCCTTCCACTGCGCCCCACTTTGCACCACTTCGACCC contains:
- the mraZ gene encoding division/cell wall cluster transcriptional repressor MraZ: MLVGEYQHTLDPKGRLVLPAKFRDHFSDGCVITKGQERCLFVFPLDQWAEEEARVRELPRTNARARSYARSFFASADSQVPDKQRRVAITAKLQDYAHLDKDVTIIGMSDRIEIWDTTTWESMSEAADDFYADIEEALSEHGI